Proteins encoded within one genomic window of Anas platyrhynchos isolate ZD024472 breed Pekin duck chromosome 28, IASCAAS_PekinDuck_T2T, whole genome shotgun sequence:
- the HOXB13 gene encoding homeobox protein Hox-B13, with translation MQPPEPRAPSGLEGLLAAGGFAGGQGRGLPPAPALGGPSPPPGMNPSYPAEEPAKPCLAAPPGPTAPPGPAASAPLPYGYFGSGYYSCRVARSALKTGPAQGPFPPEKYLDPPAGSEDFQSRPAEFAFYPSYGAPYQPVAGYLDVSVVPGLGGPGEARHETLLPVDGYHQPWALGGSWSGQMCCPKEQGQAGYLLKSAFADATTQLPSDGCSFRRGRKKRVPYSKGQLKELEKEYASSKFITRDKRRKIAAATNLTERQITIWFQNRRVKEKKVVAKIKSSSTP, from the exons aTGCAGCCTCCGGAGCCCCGCGCCCCCTCGGGCCTCGAGGGGCTCCTGGCAGCCGGGGGCTTCGCAGGCGGCCAAGGCAGGGGCCTGCCCCCCGCCCCGGCTCTCGGCGGCCCTTCGCCTCCCCCCGGGATGAACCCCAGCTACCCGGCGGAGGAGCCGGCCAAGCCGTGCCTGgccgccccgccgggccccacagccccgccgggccccgccgcctccgcccCTTTGCCCTACGGATACTTCGGCAGCGGCTACTATTCCTGCCGCGTCGCCCGCAGCGCCCTCAAAACTGGCCCGGCCCAGGGCCCCTTCCCCCCCGAGAAGTACCTGGACCCCCCCGCGGGCAGCGAGGACTTCCAGAGCCGTCCCGCGGAGTTCGCCTTCTACCCCAGCTACGGGGCCCCCTACCAGCCTGTCGCCGGGTACCTGGACGTGTCGGTGGTGCCAGGGCTGGGCGGCCCCGGGGAGGCACGGCATGAGACgctgctgcccgtggacggTTACCACCAGCCTTGGGCTCTGGGCGGCAGCTGGAGCGGCCAGATGTGCTGCCCCAAAGAGCAGGGCCAGGCCGGGTACCTCCTGAAATCTGCCTTTGCAG ACGCCACTACGCAGCTGCCCTCCGACGGCTGCTCCTTCCGCCGGGGACGCAAGAAGAGGGTCCCGTACAGCAAggggcagctgaaggagctggagaaggagtACGCCAGCAGCAAATTCATCACTCGTGACAAAAGGAGGAAGATCGCCGCCGCCACCAACCTCACGGAGAGACAGATTACCATCTGGTTCCAGAACAGGCgggtgaaagagaagaaagtcgTCGCCAAaatcaaaagcagcagcactccGTGA